The Hemicordylus capensis ecotype Gifberg chromosome 6, rHemCap1.1.pri, whole genome shotgun sequence genome window below encodes:
- the LOC128331225 gene encoding olfactory receptor 11A1-like, which translates to MASTERAHLPNNTGFILSGLEKFNEFQSLFVLIFLVVYIVTMAGNILIVVLVILDHHFHTPMYFFLGNLSFLEACYSTNILPKMLAGLLDGDTMISHMSCLTQWYFFGCLGGTECYLLSVMSYDRYLAICKPLHYANLMSTKACIHLAAASWLNGFIETSVLLVFMSQLVFCGPTKIDHFFCESLTLIRLSCSNTRAAEIMSFILAVIFTLPPFLLTLTSYVCIIAAILKIPSTTGRKKAFSTCSSHLIVVSIFYGSIMFVYMLPKTEALRGLDKVFSLLYTALPPLVNPFIYSLRNKEVMEALRKMLVRFVLDKRH; encoded by the coding sequence GGGCACATCTTCCAAACAACACAGGATTCATTCTCTCAGGCCTTGAAAAATTTAATGAATTTCAGAGTCTTTTCGTCCTGATATTTCTGGTGGTCTACATTGTGACCATGGCTGGGAACATTCTTATTGTGGTGTTAGTCATTCTTGACCACCACTTCCACACTCCAATGTACTTCTTTCTGGGGAATCTCTCCTTCCTAGAGGCTTGCTACAGCACCAATATACTCCCTAAGATGCTGGCTGGACTCCTGGATGGGGACACAATGATATCTCACATGAGTTGCCTTACTCAGTGGTACTTTTTTGGATGCCTGGGTGGTACTGAGTGTTATCTACTTTCTGTGATGTCTTATGACAGATACTTGGCAATCTGTAAACCTCTACATTATGCAAACCTCATGAGCACCAAGGCTTGTATCCATCTGGCAGctgcatcatggctgaatgggtttATAGAGACTTCCGTCTTACTGGTTTTTATGTCGCAGTTAGTTTTCTGTGGTCCTACCAAAattgaccatttcttttgtgaatcTCTCACACTAATAAGGCTGTCTTGCAGCAATACAAGAGCAGCCGAAATTATGAGTTTCATCTTGGCTGTCATATTCAcacttccccctttcctccttaCGCTGACATCTTATGTATGCATTATTGCTGCCATCCTGAAAATCCCATCTACGACTGGAAGGAAAAAAGCCTTCTCCACTTGTTCTTCCCATCTTATTGTTGTTTCCATTTTCTATGGGTCCATAATGTTTGTCTATATGTTACCAAAGACGGAAGCACTGAGAGGTCTAGACaaagttttctctctcttataCACTGCCTTGCCACCTCTGGTCAATCCCTTCATATATAGCTTGAGGAACAAGGAGGTAATGGAAGCTCTGAGAAAAATGTTGGTAAGGTTTGTGCTTGATAAAAGACACTGA